A genomic stretch from Echeneis naucrates chromosome 6, fEcheNa1.1, whole genome shotgun sequence includes:
- the cndp1 gene encoding cytosolic non-specific dipeptidase, producing MNFLTLPFFLLGISTVHAFQYTELAQYVDSHQEEYVEALRDWVAIESDSSNVLKRADLHLMMEKVAQKLRLMGGNVELVDIGEQELPDGQMLALPKVVTAQFGNDSSKHTVCVYGHVDVQPAKKEDGWATDPYNLTDINGKLYGRGASDNKAPVLAWIHAVEAYQALSLELPVNVKFVIEGMEETGSNGLDAMILAQRDTFFSDVDYIIISDCGWLSIRPALTYGTRGNCYFFAEVQGPKQDLHSGVYGGTVIEPMIDLIGILDTLISPSGKILVPGIRDAVAPLSDEEWRMYQDIEFDIDHYKNKIGASQLMYSNKVDVLAHMWRYPTVSIHGIEGAFSDPGTKTVIPAKVTAKFSIRQVPNMDPAMVKKQVTDYLHSVFAKRKSPNSLKVTMVIGAKPWLADTQHPLYEAGKAAVKRVFDMDPDLIREGGTIPIARTFQDVMGKSIIMMPIGGFDDGLHSQNEKMNRYNYIEGTKLFIAYLNEVSQIRKTTV from the exons ATGAATTTTCTAACCCTGCCATTCTTCCTGCTGGGGATCTCTACCGTCCACGCTTTCCAATACACAGAGCTGGCACAATATGTCGACAGTCATCAAGAAGAATATGTAGAG GCTCTGCGCGACTGGGTTGCAATCGAGAGTGACTCCAGTAATGTACTGAAAAGAGCAGATTTGCACCTCATGATGGAGAAGGTGGCTCAGAAACTGAGGCTGATGGGCGGGAATGTAGAGCTGGTGGACATCGGAGAACAAGAA CTCCCTGACGGGCAGATGTTAGCATTGCCTAAAGTAGTAACAGCTCAATTTGGCAATGActccagcaaacacacagtgtgtgtctatgGTCACGTGGATGTCCAACCTGCGAAGAAAGAGGATGGCTGGGCCACGGATCCCTACAACCTGACAGACATCAATG GTAAACTGTATGGAAGAGGAGCATCAGATAACAAGGCCCCAGTGTTAGCCTGGATCCATGCAGTGGAGGCTTACCAGGCCCTCAGCCTG GAGCTGCCAGTCAATGTGAAGTTTGTCATTGAGGGCATGGAGGAGACGGGCTCCAATGGCCTGGATGCCATGATACTGGCCCAGAGAGACACCTTCTTCTCTGATGTGGATTACATCATCATCTCAGACTGCGGTTGGCTTAGCATACGGCCTGCTCTCACCTATGGCACCAGAGGCAACTGTTACTTCTTTGCTGAG GTTCAAGGACCTAAACAGGACTTACATTCCGGAGTGTATGGAGGGACTGTGATTGAACCAATGATTGACCTCATTGGTATTCTAG ATACACTGATCAGCCCCAGTGGTAAAATCCTTGTTCCTGGGATCAGAGACGCTGTGGCTCCACTGTCTGATGAGGAATGGAGGATGTATCAAGACATCGAGTTTGACATCGACCACTACAAAAACAAGATTGGTGCCAGCCAACTCATGTACAGCAACA AGGTGGATGTGTTGGCCCACATGTGGCGCTACCCCACCGTCTCCATCCATGGCATAGAGGGGGCCTTCTCTGACCCTGGCACAAAGACTGTCATACCTGCTAAGGTTACTGCTAAATTCTCCATAAGACAAGTCCCTAATATGGATCCTGCAATGGTGAAGAAACAG GTGACAGACTACCTTCACTCTGTGTTTGCAAAGAGGAAGAGTCCCAACTCACTTAAAGTCACTATGGTGATCGGAGCAAAGCCTTGGCTGGCTGACACTCAGCATCCTCTGTATGAGGCTGGGAAGGCTGCTGTAAAGAGAG TTTTTGATATGGATCCTGATCTGATCCGTGAGGGTGGGACAATCCCCATCGCCAGAACCTTCCAGGATGTGATGGGAAAAAGCATCATCATGATGCCAATTGGAGGCTTTGATGACGGGCTGCACTCCCAGAATGAGAAAATGAACAG GTACAACTACATTGAGGGAACCAAATTATTCATTGCCTACCTGAATGAGGTGTCCCAGATCAGGAAGACTACTGTGTGA